A stretch of Ursus arctos isolate Adak ecotype North America unplaced genomic scaffold, UrsArc2.0 scaffold_4, whole genome shotgun sequence DNA encodes these proteins:
- the LOC113254440 gene encoding 5-hydroxytryptamine receptor 3E-like isoform X1 codes for MEGSWFHKERFPFFLVLSLLLQGRSSTFINNCSGSGQHGMYPTVLDSVFDRKAFRPVTNFSISTLVNISFTMSAILDVDEQLQLLSSFLWLEMVWDNPFIRWNPEECEGITKISVATKNLWLPDIFIVEFMDVDKTPKGLTAYISNEGRIRYKKPMKVASICSLDIFYFPFDQQNCTLTFSSFLYTVENMLLGMEKEVWEIADTSRDIVQTHGEWELLGINKATPKMSLGTSLYDQITFYVAIRRRPRLYIINLLLPSGFLIAIDAVSFYLPAESGNRAPFKITLLLGYNVFLLMMNDLLPTSGTPLISVYFALCLSLMVVSLLETIFITYLLHLATTQPPPMPQWLHSLLLCCTSPRKCYPTAPQKRNKGLGLPSAHLPGVKEPVELVGKVSGPREAELNECPGSTRVQQEDETQKQHLVDLWVKFSHIMDTLLFCLYLLFMATSVVTVIILWNT; via the exons ATGGAAGGAAGCTGGTTCCACAAAGAGAGATTTCCCTTCTTCCTTGTTCTCAGTCTTCTACTTCAAG GAAGGAGCAGTACCTTCATCAACAACTGCTCAGGGTCTGGCCAGCATGGGATGTACCCCACTGTTCTGGATTCAGTGTTCGACAGGAAGGCCTTCCGTCCAGTCACCAACTTCAGTATCTCCACCCTAGTCAACATCTCTTTCACTATGTCTGCCATCCTAGATGTG GATGAACAACTACAGCTCTTGTCATCATTCCTGTGGCTGGAAATG GTCTGGGATAACCCATTTATCAGATGGAACCCAGAGGAGTGTGAGGGCATCACGAAGATCAGTGTGGCAACCAAGAACCTGTGGCTCCCAGACATTTTCATCGTTGAGTT CATGGATGTAGATAAGACCCCAAAAGGCCTCACAGCATATATAAGTAATGAAGGTCGCATCAGATATAAGAAACCCATGAAGGTGGCCAGCATCTGCAGCCTGGACATCTTCTACTTCCCTTTTGACCAGCAGAACTGCACGCTCACCTTCAGCTCATTCCTTTACACAG TGGAGAACATGTTGCTCGGCATGGAGAAAGAAGTGTGGGAAATAGCAGACACATCCCGGGACATCGTTCAAACCCATGGAGAGTGGGAGCTCCTGGGCATCAACAAGGCCACCCCAAAGATGTCCCTGGGCACCAGTCTATATGATCAGATCACGTTCTAT GTGGCCATCAGGCGCAGGCCCAGACTCTACATCATAAACCTTCTGTTGCCCAGTGGCTTTCTGATTGCTATCGATGCCGTCAGCTTCTACCTGCCAGCAGAAAGCGGGAATCGTGCCCCATTCAAGATAACCCTTCTGCTGGGCTATAACGTCTTCCTGCTCATGATGAATGACTTACTCCCCACCAGCGGCACCCCCCTTATCA GTGTCTACTTTGCCCTGTGTCTGTCCCTGATGGTGGTCAGCCTGCTGGAGACCATCTTCATCACCTATCTGCTGCACCTGGCCACAACCCAGCCCCCACCCATGCCTCAGTGGCTTCATTCTCTGCTCCTCTGCTGCACCAGTCCAAGGAAATGCTATCCCACTGCACcccagaagagaaataaaggcctcggcctcccctctgcccacctgcctg gTGTGAAGGAGCCTGTGGAGTTGGTGGGCAAGGTGTCAGGTCCCAGAGAGGCAGAGTTAAACGAGTGTCCTGGATCAACAAGGGTCCAGCAGGAAGATGAGACTCAGAAGCAGCACTTGGTCGACCTGTGGGTGAAGTTCAGCCACATAATGGACACCCTGCTCTTCTGCCTCTACCTGCTCTTCATGGCCACCTCCGTGGTCACAGTCATCATCCTCTGGAACACCTAG
- the LOC113254440 gene encoding 5-hydroxytryptamine receptor 3E-like isoform X2: protein MEGSWFHKERFPFFLVLSLLLQGRSSTFINNCSGSGQHGMYPTVLDSVFDRKAFRPVTNFSISTLVNISFTMSAILDVVWDNPFIRWNPEECEGITKISVATKNLWLPDIFIVEFMDVDKTPKGLTAYISNEGRIRYKKPMKVASICSLDIFYFPFDQQNCTLTFSSFLYTVENMLLGMEKEVWEIADTSRDIVQTHGEWELLGINKATPKMSLGTSLYDQITFYVAIRRRPRLYIINLLLPSGFLIAIDAVSFYLPAESGNRAPFKITLLLGYNVFLLMMNDLLPTSGTPLISVYFALCLSLMVVSLLETIFITYLLHLATTQPPPMPQWLHSLLLCCTSPRKCYPTAPQKRNKGLGLPSAHLPGVKEPVELVGKVSGPREAELNECPGSTRVQQEDETQKQHLVDLWVKFSHIMDTLLFCLYLLFMATSVVTVIILWNT from the exons ATGGAAGGAAGCTGGTTCCACAAAGAGAGATTTCCCTTCTTCCTTGTTCTCAGTCTTCTACTTCAAG GAAGGAGCAGTACCTTCATCAACAACTGCTCAGGGTCTGGCCAGCATGGGATGTACCCCACTGTTCTGGATTCAGTGTTCGACAGGAAGGCCTTCCGTCCAGTCACCAACTTCAGTATCTCCACCCTAGTCAACATCTCTTTCACTATGTCTGCCATCCTAGATGTG GTCTGGGATAACCCATTTATCAGATGGAACCCAGAGGAGTGTGAGGGCATCACGAAGATCAGTGTGGCAACCAAGAACCTGTGGCTCCCAGACATTTTCATCGTTGAGTT CATGGATGTAGATAAGACCCCAAAAGGCCTCACAGCATATATAAGTAATGAAGGTCGCATCAGATATAAGAAACCCATGAAGGTGGCCAGCATCTGCAGCCTGGACATCTTCTACTTCCCTTTTGACCAGCAGAACTGCACGCTCACCTTCAGCTCATTCCTTTACACAG TGGAGAACATGTTGCTCGGCATGGAGAAAGAAGTGTGGGAAATAGCAGACACATCCCGGGACATCGTTCAAACCCATGGAGAGTGGGAGCTCCTGGGCATCAACAAGGCCACCCCAAAGATGTCCCTGGGCACCAGTCTATATGATCAGATCACGTTCTAT GTGGCCATCAGGCGCAGGCCCAGACTCTACATCATAAACCTTCTGTTGCCCAGTGGCTTTCTGATTGCTATCGATGCCGTCAGCTTCTACCTGCCAGCAGAAAGCGGGAATCGTGCCCCATTCAAGATAACCCTTCTGCTGGGCTATAACGTCTTCCTGCTCATGATGAATGACTTACTCCCCACCAGCGGCACCCCCCTTATCA GTGTCTACTTTGCCCTGTGTCTGTCCCTGATGGTGGTCAGCCTGCTGGAGACCATCTTCATCACCTATCTGCTGCACCTGGCCACAACCCAGCCCCCACCCATGCCTCAGTGGCTTCATTCTCTGCTCCTCTGCTGCACCAGTCCAAGGAAATGCTATCCCACTGCACcccagaagagaaataaaggcctcggcctcccctctgcccacctgcctg gTGTGAAGGAGCCTGTGGAGTTGGTGGGCAAGGTGTCAGGTCCCAGAGAGGCAGAGTTAAACGAGTGTCCTGGATCAACAAGGGTCCAGCAGGAAGATGAGACTCAGAAGCAGCACTTGGTCGACCTGTGGGTGAAGTTCAGCCACATAATGGACACCCTGCTCTTCTGCCTCTACCTGCTCTTCATGGCCACCTCCGTGGTCACAGTCATCATCCTCTGGAACACCTAG